The proteins below come from a single Candidatus Firestonebacteria bacterium RIFOXYD2_FULL_39_29 genomic window:
- a CDS encoding rubredoxin: MDKYQCQACLYIYDSAFGDPDHRIKPGTKFEDLPDDWLCPVCGVPKDMFEKI; the protein is encoded by the coding sequence ATGGATAAATATCAGTGCCAGGCATGTCTCTATATCTATGATTCCGCTTTTGGTGATCCGGATCATAGAATCAAGCCGGGAACTAAATTTGAAGATTTGCCGGATGATTGGCTTTGCCCTGTTTGTGGGGTTCCAAAAGATATGTTTGAAAAAATATAA
- a CDS encoding ATPase, translating into MKFIDREKEQGALDKYYKSGDSEFIVIYGKRRVGKTELIKHFSKEKPHIYFLAQKLNEHDNLKMLGQLCGEYFKDELLTLNGFESWQQLFRYLKKNIKKKFVLAIDEFPYLAETNKSIASIFQAGWDEYLKDTPVMLILCGSSIAMMEDKVLSEKSPLFGRRTAQIYLKPFNFASFRKFFPGNKFEYCVEMYSITGGNPSYIKRMDAKKSIEENIKDNILETDAFLYSEIDFVMKEELREPRNYFAILKAISLGKSKLSEIQNETGLEKSVLHKYLFILEDLRLVEKEVPVTEKIPLKSRKGLYKLQDQFFKFWFRYVLPGKSHLEEGNKTYVMGRVKNDFVHLVSHNYEDICIQILKENEEEIFEIDKIGRWWEKSLGEMDIVTFNEKEKKILFGEVKWSSKAVGTDIYEDLRKKAEYVEWNKAKRTEYYCLFSKSGFTPDMIKRAKKDKVMLFSGDKRVN; encoded by the coding sequence ATGAAATTCATTGACAGAGAAAAAGAACAGGGGGCATTGGATAAGTATTATAAATCCGGAGACTCCGAATTTATAGTTATTTACGGTAAAAGGAGGGTGGGAAAAACGGAGCTGATTAAGCACTTTTCTAAAGAAAAACCGCACATATATTTTCTTGCTCAAAAACTTAATGAGCATGATAATCTAAAAATGCTGGGGCAGCTTTGCGGGGAATACTTCAAAGATGAGCTGCTTACCTTAAATGGTTTTGAGAGCTGGCAGCAATTATTCCGATATTTAAAGAAAAACATAAAAAAGAAATTTGTTTTAGCGATTGATGAATTTCCATATCTTGCAGAAACAAACAAATCCATTGCTTCAATATTTCAGGCAGGATGGGATGAGTATCTGAAAGATACTCCGGTTATGCTTATTCTTTGCGGTTCAAGTATTGCGATGATGGAGGATAAGGTATTATCTGAAAAATCACCGCTTTTTGGACGAAGAACTGCCCAGATATATCTTAAACCGTTTAATTTTGCTTCCTTCAGAAAGTTTTTCCCCGGGAACAAGTTTGAATACTGCGTTGAGATGTACTCCATAACAGGCGGGAATCCGAGTTATATAAAACGAATGGACGCAAAAAAGAGTATTGAAGAAAATATTAAAGACAATATCCTTGAAACGGATGCTTTTCTTTACAGTGAGATAGACTTTGTTATGAAAGAAGAATTGAGAGAGCCCAGAAATTACTTTGCCATACTAAAAGCAATTTCATTGGGTAAGTCAAAACTGAGTGAAATACAGAATGAAACAGGGCTGGAAAAGAGCGTTTTGCACAAGTATCTGTTTATCCTTGAGGATTTAAGGCTCGTGGAGAAAGAAGTGCCGGTTACAGAGAAAATACCTTTAAAATCCAGGAAAGGATTATATAAGCTCCAGGATCAGTTTTTCAAGTTTTGGTTCAGATATGTGCTTCCCGGTAAGAGTCATTTAGAAGAAGGCAATAAAACCTATGTAATGGGCAGGGTAAAAAATGATTTTGTCCATCTGGTTTCTCATAATTATGAAGATATTTGCATTCAAATACTCAAAGAAAATGAAGAAGAAATATTTGAAATAGATAAGATCGGACGATGGTGGGAGAAAAGCTTAGGAGAAATGGATATAGTTACGTTTAATGAAAAAGAGAAAAAAATACTGTTTGGGGAAGTTAAGTGGAGCAGTAAAGCGGTTGGAACGGATATTTATGAAGATTTAAGAAAAAAGGCCGAATATGTGGAGTGGAATAAGGCAAAACGAACAGAATATTACTGCCTGTTTTCAAAAAGCGGGTTCACCCCGGATATGATTAAAAGAGCAAAAAAAGATAAAGTAATGCTGTTTAGCGGGGATAAAAGAGTTAATTAG
- a CDS encoding calcium-translocating P-type ATPase, SERCA-type has protein sequence MNNKFYNITDTEALKLLESDLQKGLGASEAVKRLEKYGLNQLTGKKGINPLTVLLGQFKDLLVWILIGAVLVSGFLKEWVDAFAILAIVILNAILGFIQEYRAERSLAALKKLSNPSSKVIRDGRLMITSSTNLVPGDVIEIEAGDSIPADGRLLWLSANFSVLEASLTGEAAPVTKTTKILEEESLPLADRANMVYMGSSVSAGKAKVLLVYTGMQTELGKIAGMVGEIQHEPTPLQKKLEEFGKWIVGVCFFMVGAVFLLGWLRGGKMVDVFLTSVSLAVAAIPEGLSAVVTIALALGVRRMVKRHALIRKLPSVETLGCTTVICSDKTGTLTKNEMTVQKIFTGWNLFDVAGIGYTPVGEISLGKQQIKAAEHPELLNLLRCGVLCNGSQLVLESGNYKVTGDPTEGALLSAAGKAGLTKENLENEYVFVDEIPFDSDRKKMTIVRRHGDELIAFVKGAPDILLRDCTDVEEKGVKRKLTEQDRAYIEKNNGELADGAMRVLAVAYRKLDNNLKDFEVKNIERELTFAGLFAMIDPPREEARKALEECKTAGIKTVMITGDHKNTAVAIARMLGVFTEGSLALSGEELDKINDEELVKKVKNISVYARVSPEHKLRVVRAWRKNKEVVAMTGDGVNDAPALKEADIGVAMGITGTDVTKEVSDMVVTDDNFASIVAAVSEGRGIYDNIQKFIHYLLSCNAGEILLMFTASLIGFAAPLLPIHILWVNLVTDGLSALALGVDPAAPDIMKRHPRDPNEKVITKERALYILAQGAFIAFCSLLAYVFVLYVEKESISRARTAAFIVLAVSQLFHSFNCRSMTESLFKLGIFTNKKLLLAAFISFLMMMVVVYVPFLQKVFKTVPLGLFDWLLVLVISSFPLWAVELWKAVVRKRKGNSKAAIVVA, from the coding sequence ATGAATAATAAGTTTTACAATATAACAGATACAGAAGCCTTAAAACTTTTAGAAAGCGATCTTCAAAAAGGCCTTGGCGCTTCCGAAGCCGTTAAGCGTTTGGAAAAATACGGCTTAAATCAGCTGACCGGAAAAAAAGGAATAAACCCTTTAACGGTATTGCTCGGACAATTTAAAGATCTTCTCGTCTGGATATTAATAGGCGCGGTGCTCGTTTCCGGTTTTCTTAAGGAATGGGTGGACGCATTTGCCATTCTCGCCATCGTTATCTTAAATGCAATCCTGGGCTTCATCCAGGAGTACCGGGCTGAAAGATCCCTTGCCGCGCTAAAAAAGTTATCCAACCCCTCATCAAAAGTTATAAGGGACGGAAGACTAATGATTACATCTTCTACAAATTTAGTTCCGGGAGATGTGATAGAAATTGAAGCCGGCGACAGTATTCCCGCTGACGGCCGTCTCCTCTGGCTTAGTGCAAATTTCAGCGTTCTGGAAGCAAGCCTTACGGGAGAAGCTGCCCCGGTTACAAAGACGACAAAAATCCTGGAAGAAGAATCCTTACCGCTCGCTGACCGGGCAAATATGGTCTATATGGGCAGTTCCGTTTCTGCGGGAAAGGCAAAAGTACTTCTTGTTTATACCGGCATGCAGACAGAGCTCGGCAAAATTGCAGGAATGGTCGGGGAGATACAGCATGAACCTACCCCGCTACAGAAAAAGCTGGAGGAGTTTGGAAAGTGGATAGTGGGTGTCTGCTTTTTTATGGTGGGAGCGGTTTTTTTACTCGGGTGGCTCCGGGGCGGGAAGATGGTGGATGTATTTTTAACGTCTGTAAGCCTTGCGGTTGCGGCCATTCCCGAAGGCCTTTCCGCGGTAGTCACTATCGCTCTTGCTTTAGGTGTCCGCCGGATGGTGAAACGCCATGCGCTTATAAGAAAACTGCCGTCAGTGGAAACTCTTGGCTGTACTACGGTTATCTGCTCGGATAAAACAGGTACTTTGACAAAAAATGAGATGACTGTGCAGAAAATATTTACGGGATGGAATCTGTTTGATGTGGCCGGCATCGGCTATACTCCCGTCGGAGAGATTTCTCTCGGTAAACAGCAAATAAAGGCTGCAGAGCATCCCGAGCTTCTTAATTTACTCCGTTGCGGAGTTCTTTGTAACGGCTCCCAGCTTGTTTTAGAATCCGGTAATTATAAAGTAACGGGTGATCCGACGGAAGGGGCTCTTCTTTCTGCGGCCGGTAAAGCGGGGCTGACAAAAGAAAATTTAGAGAACGAGTATGTATTTGTGGATGAAATTCCTTTTGATTCCGACCGGAAGAAGATGACTATCGTTAGAAGGCATGGCGATGAGCTGATTGCTTTTGTTAAAGGCGCGCCGGATATACTTCTTCGTGATTGTACCGATGTGGAAGAAAAGGGAGTTAAAAGAAAACTAACAGAACAAGACAGGGCCTATATAGAAAAGAATAACGGCGAACTGGCGGACGGGGCGATGCGGGTTCTGGCGGTAGCCTATAGAAAACTGGATAATAATTTAAAAGATTTTGAAGTGAAAAATATTGAAAGAGAACTTACATTTGCGGGGCTCTTTGCGATGATAGATCCTCCGCGCGAAGAAGCTAGAAAAGCGCTGGAAGAATGTAAAACAGCGGGAATTAAAACGGTTATGATAACGGGGGATCATAAAAACACGGCGGTCGCGATTGCCCGTATGCTCGGAGTTTTCACCGAAGGTTCTCTTGCTCTAAGCGGGGAAGAGCTGGATAAAATAAATGACGAAGAACTTGTTAAAAAAGTAAAAAATATTTCGGTCTACGCCCGTGTTTCTCCCGAACATAAATTAAGGGTCGTGCGCGCGTGGCGGAAGAACAAAGAAGTTGTCGCTATGACCGGTGACGGTGTTAATGATGCGCCGGCCTTAAAAGAAGCTGATATCGGCGTTGCGATGGGTATCACCGGTACGGATGTTACAAAAGAAGTGTCGGATATGGTGGTGACCGATGATAACTTTGCGTCTATAGTTGCCGCTGTCTCCGAAGGCAGGGGAATATATGACAACATACAGAAGTTCATTCACTATCTTCTCTCGTGTAATGCGGGCGAGATACTTCTTATGTTCACCGCTTCTTTGATCGGCTTTGCTGCGCCTCTGCTTCCTATACATATACTCTGGGTCAACCTTGTGACGGATGGTTTGTCTGCGCTTGCGCTCGGTGTTGATCCGGCAGCCCCGGATATAATGAAGAGGCATCCGCGCGATCCTAATGAAAAAGTTATCACAAAAGAGCGCGCACTTTACATACTGGCGCAGGGAGCCTTTATCGCCTTTTGCAGTTTACTTGCCTATGTTTTTGTTCTGTACGTTGAAAAAGAAAGCATCTCCCGCGCAAGGACAGCGGCGTTTATCGTTCTGGCGGTCTCTCAATTATTCCACTCTTTCAATTGCAGGAGCATGACCGAATCCTTGTTTAAACTGGGCATCTTTACAAATAAAAAACTTCTGCTTGCGGCTTTTATTTCATTTTTGATGATGATGGTCGTAGTGTACGTGCCCTTCCTGCAAAAGGTGTTCAAAACCGTGCCTCTCGGGCTGTTTGACTGGCTCCTCGTGCTCGTAATATCCTCTTTCCCCCTCTGGGCCGTTGAGCTCTGGAAAGCAGTTGTAAGAAAAAGAAAAGGAAATAGCAAAGCAGCCATTGTGGTTGCCTAG